Proteins encoded together in one Formosa sp. Hel3_A1_48 window:
- a CDS encoding tetratricopeptide repeat protein — MKNYLIFGLLLTFAWSINAQKKELRTAGKELDKGNFEKAATALSAAELVFDAMDDKQKSQYYLFQSKLFYKNGAASPSEIEQSVAAFVKVSSTALTQDKNIHLQNLLNHILTKGTDYVSNNDYATATDYFSNAYKLSEKDTVYLYYAASSSVNAKQYDKSLAMYEKLKSIGFTGVEKQYLAVNKETNVEESFDSKVLRDISVKTKTHINPSDKNTKSKYPEIIKNMALIYNQRGETEKALEAMREARAENPDDLNLVLTEANVHYTMGNTEKFKELLEYATKRDPNNAELQYNLGVIAADADDFENAKKYYQRAIALNSKYTNAYINLAALILGQEESIIDEMNNLGTSAADDRRYDELREERNQLYLDAIPYLEQALAADPANFQAAKTLSNIFSATGNDAKAKEYKDMANSLEQ, encoded by the coding sequence ATGAAAAATTACCTAATTTTTGGACTCCTACTTACATTTGCTTGGTCCATAAATGCACAAAAAAAAGAACTTCGTACAGCTGGGAAAGAGTTGGATAAAGGAAATTTTGAAAAAGCAGCCACAGCACTATCTGCCGCAGAATTAGTTTTTGATGCGATGGATGACAAACAAAAAAGCCAATACTATTTATTCCAAAGTAAATTGTTTTATAAAAATGGCGCTGCTAGCCCTTCGGAAATTGAACAATCTGTAGCCGCTTTCGTAAAAGTCAGTTCAACTGCCCTCACGCAAGACAAAAACATCCATTTGCAAAATCTGCTTAACCATATTTTAACTAAAGGAACTGACTATGTTTCGAATAATGACTATGCCACAGCAACGGATTATTTTTCAAATGCCTACAAACTCTCTGAAAAGGATACTGTTTATTTGTATTATGCAGCATCTTCGTCTGTTAATGCTAAGCAATACGACAAGTCTTTGGCCATGTATGAGAAGCTAAAATCCATAGGGTTCACTGGAGTTGAAAAACAATATCTTGCTGTAAATAAAGAGACCAATGTAGAAGAATCTTTTGACAGTAAAGTGCTGCGCGATATCTCTGTAAAAACAAAAACACACATTAACCCTAGTGATAAAAATACAAAATCAAAGTACCCAGAAATCATCAAAAATATGGCCTTGATTTACAACCAGCGTGGTGAAACTGAAAAAGCCTTGGAAGCTATGCGCGAAGCGAGGGCCGAAAATCCTGATGATTTAAACTTGGTACTCACCGAAGCCAATGTGCATTACACTATGGGTAACACTGAAAAATTCAAAGAACTTTTGGAATATGCCACCAAGCGCGACCCTAATAACGCCGAACTACAGTACAATCTTGGTGTTATAGCCGCTGATGCTGATGATTTTGAAAATGCAAAAAAATACTATCAGCGTGCGATAGCACTAAACTCCAAGTACACCAATGCTTATATCAATCTGGCAGCCTTGATTTTAGGGCAAGAAGAATCTATTATTGATGAGATGAACAATTTGGGAACTTCAGCTGCCGATGACCGCCGCTACGACGAACTTCGTGAAGAACGAAACCAACTCTATTTGGACGCTATTCCTTATTTGGAACAGGCGTTAGCTGCTGACCCTGCAAATTTTCAGGCGGCTAAAACCCTGTCCAATATTTTTTCTGCTACAGGCAACGATGCTAAAGCTAAAGAATATAAAGATATGGCCAATAGTTTAGAACAATAA
- a CDS encoding DUF6314 family protein has translation MKKRSTNKANLNTTHIHLLERLVGWWHLKRTYDNGSILMGTALITKKSELKFDYHEQGVITLNNGKQLQSSRKYIYKPSSSGFDIYFYENPDKLFQNIVLKDKNGMLYGEATHFCVKDIYASSYKFITNKQFEINHVVRGPKKSYTSKAVYLKK, from the coding sequence TTGAAAAAGAGATCCACAAATAAAGCTAATCTAAATACAACACACATACACCTTTTAGAAAGGCTTGTGGGATGGTGGCATCTCAAACGCACATACGACAACGGATCCATACTAATGGGCACTGCGCTGATCACAAAAAAAAGCGAACTAAAATTTGACTATCACGAACAAGGCGTAATAACTCTTAATAACGGCAAACAACTACAGTCTTCACGAAAATATATCTACAAACCAAGCAGCAGTGGTTTTGATATTTATTTCTATGAAAATCCTGATAAACTATTTCAAAATATAGTATTAAAAGATAAAAATGGAATGCTTTATGGAGAAGCTACACACTTTTGCGTCAAAGATATTTACGCTTCTTCTTACAAATTTATCACAAATAAGCAATTTGAAATCAATCATGTAGTACGTGGTCCAAAAAAATCATACACCTCAAAAGCCGTATATCTAAAAAAATGA
- the hutH gene encoding histidine ammonia-lyase — protein MKNAILRESLSTFMHSITSQPLTLPILNNLTISQDQIELSKEVCDNIVRCRAYLDEKMKHSNMPIYGINTGFGSLCDVQISTDQLTQLQENLVRSHACGTGELVPKPIVKLMLLFKIKSLGNGNSGVHLATVQRLVDFYNLNILPVTYTQGSLGASGDLAPLAHMALSLIGEGEVWHEGEQKPTQDVLKEYDLKPIKLQSKEGLALLNGTQFMSAYAVHCLLKSYKLSYFSDLLGALSLDAFDGRLEPFDPLVQLVRPHKGQILTAQRIRAFLKDSPLISQPKAHVQDPYSFRCMPQVHGATKDALAHVCSVVLTEINSVSDNPNIFVAADKIISGGNFHGQPLALSLDFLKIALSELGSISERRTYQLISGQRGLPSFLVKSPGLNSGFMIPQYTAASIVSANKQLATPASVDSIVSSNGQEDHVSMGANAATQALKIVENVERILAIEMMNASQALAMRTLNTSPFLMQFLSSYRSEVQFMESDKPLYKEIKKTIAFMSSLDFDNDVLFEEIDA, from the coding sequence ATGAAAAACGCAATTTTGAGAGAATCCTTAAGCACCTTTATGCACAGTATTACATCTCAACCTTTAACATTGCCTATTCTCAATAATTTGACCATCAGTCAAGATCAGATTGAGCTGTCTAAAGAAGTTTGTGATAACATCGTCCGTTGTAGAGCTTATTTGGACGAGAAAATGAAGCATTCTAATATGCCAATTTATGGTATCAATACCGGTTTTGGATCTCTTTGTGATGTACAGATTAGTACGGATCAATTAACTCAGCTTCAAGAAAATTTAGTCCGTTCACACGCTTGTGGCACTGGTGAATTGGTTCCTAAGCCTATTGTAAAACTGATGCTTTTGTTCAAGATTAAATCATTGGGTAATGGGAATAGCGGAGTACATCTGGCTACTGTTCAGCGCCTTGTGGATTTTTATAATTTAAATATTTTGCCTGTAACATACACTCAAGGGTCTTTAGGTGCTTCTGGTGATCTGGCTCCTTTAGCCCACATGGCTTTGAGCCTTATCGGAGAGGGTGAGGTCTGGCATGAGGGGGAACAGAAGCCCACTCAGGATGTTTTGAAAGAGTATGATTTGAAGCCTATCAAGTTGCAATCAAAAGAAGGACTAGCACTGCTCAATGGAACTCAATTCATGTCGGCTTATGCTGTACATTGTCTTCTAAAATCGTACAAGCTTTCTTATTTTTCTGACCTTTTAGGTGCCTTATCGCTTGACGCATTTGATGGGCGTTTGGAGCCTTTCGATCCCTTGGTGCAACTGGTGCGTCCTCACAAAGGTCAAATTCTCACCGCCCAACGCATCCGTGCATTCTTAAAGGACAGTCCCTTAATTAGTCAACCTAAAGCTCATGTTCAAGACCCCTACTCATTTCGCTGTATGCCCCAAGTTCATGGCGCTACAAAAGATGCCCTGGCACATGTATGTTCTGTAGTCTTAACAGAAATTAATTCGGTTTCTGATAATCCTAATATTTTTGTTGCTGCTGATAAGATTATCTCTGGCGGAAATTTTCATGGTCAACCTTTGGCCTTAAGTTTAGATTTTTTAAAAATTGCCCTATCTGAACTTGGGAGTATTTCTGAGCGGCGAACTTATCAGTTGATTTCTGGTCAGCGTGGTTTGCCTTCTTTTTTGGTCAAATCTCCTGGTTTGAATTCAGGATTTATGATTCCTCAATACACTGCAGCGAGTATTGTTAGCGCCAATAAACAATTGGCAACTCCTGCAAGTGTGGATTCTATTGTGTCTTCCAATGGTCAGGAAGATCATGTCAGTATGGGTGCTAATGCTGCAACTCAAGCCTTAAAAATCGTCGAAAATGTCGAGCGCATTTTGGCTATTGAGATGATGAATGCCTCTCAAGCTTTGGCTATGCGTACATTGAATACCTCTCCTTTTTTAATGCAATTTCTTAGCTCCTACAGATCTGAAGTTCAATTCATGGAGTCTGACAAGCCGCTGTATAAAGAGATTAAAAAAACCATTGCTTTCATGAGCTCGTTAGATTTTGACAACGATGTTCTGTTTGAGGAGATAGACGCATAA
- a CDS encoding ATP-dependent Clp protease ATP-binding subunit, producing MDDNFSPRVKDVISFSKEEALRLGHDFIGTEHLMLGLLRDGQGKAVEILNALDIDLSQLRRKVEILSPANPNINVAANEKKNLHLTRQAERALKTTFLEAKLFQSKSINTAHLLLCVLRNENDPTTKLLNKLRVNYDNVKEQFKNMITSSDDDYIDAPKAESFSEEDPSEEKENLGDFGQISTTKSNKKSKTPVLDNFGRDLTAMAEEGKLDPVVGRDKEIQRVSQILSRRKKNNPLLIGEPGVGKSAIAEGLANRIVKRKVSRILFNKRVVTLDLASLVAGTKYRGQFEERMKAVMNELEKNDDVILFIDEIHTIVGAGGATGSLDASNMFKPALARGEIQCVGATTLDEYRQHIEKDGALERRFQKVIIEPTSVEETIEILNNIKNKYEEHHNVDYTDEAIEACVKLTSRYMSDRFLPDKAIDALDEAGSRVHITNIDVPDQITELETELEAVRATKNSVVKKQKYEEAAKLRDDEKRLERSLADAQKKWEEESKLNREIVSEENVAEVVSMMTGIPVNRIAQTEGNKLSLLPELINGKVIGQDEAVSKVVKAIQRNRAGLKDPNKPIGSFIFLGQTGVGKTQLAKVLAGELFDNSDALIRIDMSEYMEKFAISRLVGAPPGYVGYEEGGQLTEKVRRKPYAVILLDEIEKAHPDVFNMLLQVLDDGFLTDSLGRKIDFSNTIIIMTSNIGARKLKDFGTGVGFGTAAQKQQESANARGVIENALKKAFAPEFLNRIDDVVVFNTLEKEDIDKIIDIELEKLLDRIAELGYKIKLTKKARSFIAEKGFDKQYGARPLKRAIQKYVEDTIAEEIIKSNIQEGDSITMDIGKNETELKIKITSAKTSEEK from the coding sequence ATGGATGACAACTTTTCACCCCGAGTTAAAGATGTGATTTCTTTCAGTAAAGAAGAAGCATTGCGTCTAGGACATGATTTTATTGGAACCGAGCATTTGATGCTAGGCTTGCTTCGTGATGGACAAGGCAAAGCAGTAGAAATTCTCAATGCACTCGACATCGACCTTAGCCAGCTGCGCCGCAAAGTAGAAATTTTAAGCCCTGCTAACCCTAACATCAATGTTGCTGCAAATGAGAAAAAAAATCTACACCTTACCCGTCAAGCGGAACGCGCGCTAAAAACAACGTTTTTAGAAGCCAAACTATTTCAAAGTAAATCAATCAATACTGCTCATCTGCTTTTGTGCGTTCTTAGAAATGAAAATGACCCTACAACAAAGCTACTTAACAAATTAAGAGTTAATTATGACAATGTGAAGGAACAATTCAAAAACATGATCACTAGCAGCGATGATGATTATATAGATGCACCTAAAGCAGAGTCTTTTTCTGAGGAAGACCCTAGTGAAGAAAAAGAAAATTTAGGGGATTTTGGACAAATCAGTACTACCAAAAGCAATAAAAAATCGAAAACTCCTGTTTTAGATAATTTTGGACGAGACTTAACGGCCATGGCTGAAGAAGGGAAATTAGACCCTGTTGTTGGGCGTGACAAAGAAATTCAACGGGTATCCCAAATACTGAGCCGAAGAAAGAAAAACAACCCCTTACTCATTGGGGAACCCGGAGTTGGAAAATCTGCAATTGCTGAAGGACTAGCCAATAGAATTGTCAAACGAAAAGTATCAAGAATCTTATTCAACAAACGCGTGGTTACTTTAGACCTAGCGAGTTTAGTAGCGGGCACTAAATACAGAGGGCAATTTGAAGAGCGCATGAAGGCCGTCATGAATGAATTAGAAAAAAATGACGATGTGATTTTATTCATAGATGAAATTCACACCATAGTAGGTGCCGGTGGTGCAACGGGAAGTTTGGATGCTTCAAACATGTTTAAACCTGCTTTAGCAAGAGGTGAGATTCAATGTGTAGGCGCTACCACCCTAGATGAGTATCGACAACACATCGAAAAAGACGGCGCTCTAGAACGACGTTTTCAAAAAGTTATTATCGAACCCACTTCTGTAGAGGAAACTATTGAAATTCTTAACAACATTAAAAACAAATACGAAGAGCACCATAACGTTGACTATACAGACGAAGCTATTGAGGCTTGTGTAAAGTTGACCAGCAGGTATATGTCTGACCGCTTTCTTCCAGATAAAGCTATTGACGCCCTAGATGAGGCTGGATCCCGAGTACACATCACAAACATAGATGTTCCAGATCAAATCACGGAACTTGAAACTGAGCTCGAGGCTGTTCGTGCTACAAAAAATTCTGTTGTTAAAAAACAGAAATACGAAGAAGCTGCCAAACTCAGGGATGATGAAAAACGATTGGAAAGAAGTTTAGCTGATGCCCAAAAAAAATGGGAAGAAGAATCAAAATTGAATAGAGAAATTGTCAGTGAAGAAAACGTTGCAGAGGTCGTTTCGATGATGACTGGGATTCCAGTAAATCGAATTGCACAGACCGAAGGCAACAAGCTCTCATTGTTACCCGAACTCATCAATGGCAAGGTCATTGGTCAAGATGAAGCTGTTTCTAAGGTCGTAAAAGCCATTCAAAGAAACCGTGCTGGACTTAAAGACCCTAACAAACCTATTGGGTCATTTATATTTTTAGGACAAACAGGCGTTGGAAAAACACAGTTAGCAAAAGTTTTGGCTGGAGAGTTATTTGACAATAGTGATGCATTGATTCGCATAGATATGAGTGAATACATGGAGAAATTTGCCATTTCTAGACTTGTAGGCGCACCTCCTGGATACGTAGGATATGAAGAAGGCGGTCAACTCACCGAAAAAGTACGACGAAAGCCTTATGCTGTAATTCTTTTGGATGAAATTGAAAAAGCACATCCAGATGTTTTTAATATGTTGCTACAGGTACTAGACGATGGGTTTTTAACCGATAGTCTGGGTCGTAAAATTGATTTCAGCAATACCATAATTATAATGACATCTAATATTGGTGCGCGGAAATTAAAAGATTTTGGTACTGGGGTTGGTTTTGGGACTGCAGCACAAAAACAACAAGAAAGTGCCAATGCACGTGGTGTAATAGAAAACGCACTCAAAAAGGCATTTGCTCCTGAATTTTTAAATCGAATCGATGATGTTGTTGTTTTTAATACTCTTGAAAAAGAGGATATCGATAAAATTATTGATATCGAATTAGAAAAGCTTTTAGACCGAATTGCAGAACTTGGATACAAAATAAAGTTAACCAAAAAAGCACGTAGCTTCATTGCAGAAAAAGGATTTGACAAGCAATATGGAGCACGCCCACTGAAGCGCGCCATTCAAAAGTATGTTGAAGATACGATTGCTGAGGAAATCATAAAATCAAATATTCAAGAAGGGGATAGTATTACCATGGATATAGGGAAAAATGAAACGGAACTCAAAATCAAAATAACAAGTGCCAAAACTTCGGAAGAAAAATAA
- the ytxJ gene encoding bacillithiol system redox-active protein YtxJ, translating to MGLFDSFLHNETPKWPGFSLESMAQLEELIESSFSIPQLVFKHSTRCSISRYVLNDFISGYSFSAPDFGAWYLDLLNFRSISNAVAERLEVTHQSPQLLVIKNGKVVAHGSHEQINSLALSSFLN from the coding sequence ATGGGATTATTTGACTCCTTTTTACACAATGAAACACCAAAATGGCCTGGATTCTCACTAGAGTCCATGGCACAACTTGAAGAACTTATTGAGTCTTCTTTCTCTATTCCACAACTCGTTTTTAAACATTCTACTCGTTGTAGTATCAGTCGGTATGTTTTAAATGATTTTATTTCAGGATATAGCTTTTCTGCCCCAGATTTCGGGGCGTGGTATTTAGATTTGCTAAATTTTCGTTCCATCTCAAATGCTGTGGCCGAACGGTTGGAAGTAACGCATCAATCTCCTCAGCTTTTAGTGATTAAAAACGGTAAAGTAGTAGCCCATGGTTCACATGAGCAAATCAATTCCTTGGCTCTCTCAAGTTTTTTGAATTAG
- the gyrA gene encoding DNA gyrase subunit A, giving the protein MIEGEKLIPINIEDEMKSAYIDYSMSVIVSRALPDVRDGLKPVHRRVLFGMHELGVRASSAHKKSARIVGEVLGKYHPHGDTSVYDTMVRMAQEWSLRYMLVDGQGNFGSIDGDSPAAMRYTEARMRKISEDMLADIDKDTVDHKLNFDDTLHEPTVLPTRIPGLLVNGASGIAVGMATNMPPHNLSEVVDGIHAYIDNSAIEIDELITHVKAPDFPTGGIIYGYDGVREAFKTGRGRVVMRAKANIEEVNGRECIIVNEIPYQVNKADMIKKTADLVNDKKLEGISTIRDESDRNGMRIVYVLKRDAIPNIVLNKLFKYTALQSSFSVNNIALVNGRPEMLNLKDMIHHFVEHRHEVVVRRTKYELRKAEERAHILEGLIIASDNIDEVISIIRGSSNPDEARQKLIKRFELSEIQAKAIVEMRLRQLTGLEQDKLRTEYEDLMKTIEDLKDILDKKDRRMQIIKDELAVVKEKYGDERRSTIEYAGGDLSIEDMIPNEQVVITISHAGYIKRTSLTEYRTQNRGGVGQKASTTRNEDFLEHLFVGTNHQYMLFFTQKGKCFWMRVYEIPEGSKTSKGRAIQNLVNIEQDDKVKAFICTQNLKDEDYINAHYVIMATKKGQVKKTSLEQYSRPRTNGINAITIKEGDELLEAKLTTGESQVMLALKSGKAIRFEEAKTRPMGRGASGVRGITLAHNSDEVIGMISVDDMESNILVVSENGYGKRSSLEDYRITNRGGKGVKTISITDKTGSLVSIKNVTDEDDLMIINKSGIAIRMAVEDLRVMGRATQGVKLINLKGNDSIAAVAKVMKEEEEEEAEDLSSEASTSEETSNPENTTNDTQTEA; this is encoded by the coding sequence ATGATAGAAGGAGAAAAATTAATTCCTATAAACATTGAAGATGAAATGAAATCGGCATACATCGACTATTCGATGTCTGTAATTGTTTCTAGAGCCTTACCCGATGTTCGTGATGGGCTCAAGCCCGTTCACCGCCGTGTTTTGTTTGGGATGCATGAATTGGGTGTTCGAGCGAGTTCTGCACACAAAAAGTCGGCAAGAATTGTTGGTGAAGTCCTTGGTAAGTACCACCCACATGGCGATACTTCTGTGTACGACACTATGGTGCGTATGGCTCAAGAATGGAGTTTGCGCTATATGCTTGTTGATGGCCAAGGGAATTTTGGTTCAATTGATGGTGATAGCCCTGCAGCAATGCGTTATACTGAGGCAAGAATGCGCAAAATATCTGAGGATATGCTTGCAGATATTGACAAGGACACCGTAGATCATAAATTGAATTTTGACGATACTCTTCATGAGCCCACTGTACTTCCAACGCGCATACCTGGCCTTTTGGTTAATGGTGCATCGGGAATTGCAGTAGGTATGGCAACCAATATGCCACCACACAATCTTTCAGAAGTTGTAGATGGTATACACGCCTACATTGATAACAGTGCCATTGAAATTGATGAATTAATTACCCATGTAAAGGCACCTGATTTTCCAACTGGTGGTATCATTTATGGATACGATGGTGTTAGAGAGGCATTCAAAACTGGTCGTGGACGCGTTGTAATGCGCGCCAAAGCAAATATTGAAGAAGTTAATGGTAGAGAATGCATTATTGTAAATGAAATTCCATACCAAGTCAATAAAGCGGATATGATTAAGAAGACTGCTGACCTTGTTAATGATAAAAAACTGGAAGGAATTTCAACCATACGCGATGAATCTGACCGGAATGGTATGCGGATTGTTTACGTATTGAAACGCGATGCTATTCCAAACATTGTATTAAATAAGCTGTTTAAATACACAGCACTTCAATCTTCCTTTAGTGTAAACAACATTGCCTTGGTTAATGGTCGTCCTGAAATGTTGAATCTAAAAGATATGATTCATCATTTTGTCGAGCACCGTCATGAAGTTGTTGTACGGCGCACAAAATATGAACTACGAAAAGCAGAGGAGCGTGCCCACATCTTAGAGGGGCTTATTATAGCTTCGGATAATATTGACGAAGTGATATCGATCATTCGTGGTTCTTCTAACCCAGATGAGGCTCGTCAAAAACTCATCAAACGTTTTGAGTTGAGTGAAATTCAAGCCAAAGCCATCGTTGAGATGCGCTTGCGTCAACTTACGGGATTAGAGCAAGATAAATTGCGTACAGAGTACGAAGATCTTATGAAGACCATTGAGGATTTAAAAGATATTTTGGACAAAAAAGACCGCCGAATGCAAATCATCAAAGATGAATTGGCTGTGGTCAAAGAAAAATATGGCGACGAGCGCCGCTCTACCATTGAATACGCTGGAGGTGATTTGTCTATAGAAGACATGATACCAAATGAACAAGTGGTAATCACCATATCTCATGCCGGATATATCAAACGTACATCATTGACAGAATACCGTACACAAAATAGAGGTGGCGTAGGGCAGAAAGCCTCAACCACGCGTAACGAAGACTTTTTGGAACACCTTTTTGTAGGGACGAATCACCAGTACATGTTGTTTTTCACTCAAAAAGGAAAATGTTTCTGGATGCGTGTTTATGAAATTCCAGAAGGTAGTAAGACGTCCAAAGGCCGGGCAATACAAAACCTTGTCAATATAGAACAAGACGATAAAGTAAAAGCCTTTATATGTACACAAAATTTAAAAGACGAGGACTACATTAACGCCCACTACGTTATCATGGCGACCAAAAAAGGTCAAGTCAAGAAAACCTCATTGGAACAATACTCACGTCCGCGTACAAATGGAATCAATGCGATCACCATTAAAGAAGGTGATGAGCTACTTGAAGCAAAACTCACAACTGGCGAAAGTCAAGTCATGTTAGCACTGAAATCTGGAAAAGCCATTCGTTTCGAGGAAGCAAAAACCCGCCCTATGGGTCGCGGGGCTTCGGGAGTACGTGGAATTACCTTGGCACACAATTCCGACGAAGTTATTGGTATGATTTCTGTAGATGATATGGAAAGTAATATACTAGTCGTTTCTGAAAATGGCTATGGAAAGCGCTCCAGTTTAGAAGATTACCGTATAACAAACCGAGGTGGAAAAGGAGTAAAAACTATTTCTATAACGGACAAAACAGGTAGTTTAGTTTCGATAAAGAATGTAACGGATGAAGATGATTTAATGATCATCAACAAGTCTGGAATCGCCATTCGAATGGCAGTAGAAGATTTAAGAGTGATGGGGCGGGCTACACAAGGCGTAAAGCTCATCAATCTTAAAGGGAATGATTCTATAGCAGCCGTTGCTAAAGTAATGAAAGAGGAAGAAGAGGAGGAAGCAGAGGATCTAAGCAGTGAAGCTTCAACATCTGAAGAAACATCAAACCCAGAAAACACTACAAACGACACACAAACAGAAGCATAA
- a CDS encoding acetyl-CoA C-acyltransferase — MKEVVIVSAVRTPIGSFMGSLSSVDAPKLGAIAIKGALEKINLNPSSIDEVLMGHVVQAGAGQAPARQAAIFAGIPDTVPCTTINKVCASGMKSIMQAAQSIALGDAEIIVAGGMENMSKIPHYYHARTAKKFGPAQMEDGMQKDGLVDAYNKEAMGVCADACAKEYDFSREDQDAFAIQSYERSAAAWSSGKFDREVVPVEVPQRRGEPIVVTTDEEFSNVKLEKIPALRPAFTKDGTVTAANASTINDGAAALVLMSKDKANQLGLKPLATIKSYADAAREPEWFTVAPAKALPKALDKANINIDDVDYFEFNEAFSVVGLANMKILGLSGVKVNVNGGAVSLGHPLGCSGARIVVTLLHVLEQNNGKIGAAAICNGGGGASALIIERN, encoded by the coding sequence CATTAAAGGTGCATTAGAAAAAATTAATTTAAATCCTAGTTCAATAGACGAAGTCCTTATGGGGCACGTTGTTCAAGCTGGAGCAGGTCAAGCTCCTGCAAGGCAGGCTGCTATATTTGCTGGAATTCCCGATACAGTCCCTTGCACTACTATCAATAAAGTCTGTGCTTCAGGAATGAAATCCATCATGCAAGCCGCACAAAGTATTGCGCTTGGCGATGCTGAAATTATTGTAGCCGGAGGTATGGAAAATATGAGTAAAATTCCGCACTATTATCACGCACGAACAGCCAAAAAATTTGGACCTGCACAAATGGAAGATGGCATGCAAAAAGATGGCTTAGTAGATGCTTACAACAAAGAAGCAATGGGTGTTTGTGCCGATGCTTGTGCCAAAGAATATGATTTTTCAAGAGAAGATCAAGATGCCTTTGCAATTCAATCTTATGAGCGCTCTGCAGCCGCATGGAGTAGTGGAAAATTTGACAGAGAAGTTGTGCCTGTAGAAGTTCCTCAGCGTCGTGGCGAACCTATAGTAGTCACCACAGATGAAGAATTCAGCAACGTTAAATTAGAAAAAATTCCAGCCCTTAGACCTGCATTTACAAAAGACGGGACCGTAACCGCAGCCAATGCCTCTACCATCAATGATGGTGCTGCTGCACTTGTTCTGATGAGTAAAGACAAAGCTAACCAACTTGGCCTGAAACCCTTGGCCACCATAAAAAGTTATGCAGACGCCGCGCGCGAGCCCGAATGGTTTACGGTAGCACCTGCAAAAGCCCTCCCCAAAGCCCTGGACAAAGCCAATATCAACATTGATGATGTTGATTATTTTGAATTTAACGAAGCCTTTTCAGTAGTAGGATTGGCTAACATGAAAATTTTGGGCCTCAGCGGTGTCAAAGTCAATGTCAATGGCGGTGCGGTTTCGCTTGGACATCCTCTGGGGTGTTCTGGTGCGCGAATAGTAGTAACTCTACTTCATGTTTTGGAACAAAATAATGGAAAAATTGGAGCGGCAGCCATTTGTAATGGCGGCGGCGGTGCTTCGGCACTGATCATCGAACGAAACTAG
- a CDS encoding C40 family peptidase translates to MQYGLCNLSIVALRNEPSDKSELTSQVLYGELFKVLEQRKKWSRIRLSYDGYEGWIDNKQFQLIEKEDYKIYSSKKEQLCGDLVSFISDKDHKLQPIVMGSVLSAQSLLNHDFDGEVLIGQQQKNQLIETALLFLNTPYLWGGKTPFGIDCSGFTQMVYRLNGFKLLRDASQQATQGDALSFIEESTAGDLAFFDNNEGDIIHVGIIMENHHIIHAHGKVRIDRIDHTGIYNVDTNTHSHKLRVIKSIV, encoded by the coding sequence ATGCAATACGGCCTGTGCAATCTTAGTATTGTCGCATTAAGAAACGAACCCTCAGACAAAAGCGAACTCACATCGCAAGTCCTTTATGGCGAATTGTTTAAAGTCCTAGAGCAACGCAAAAAATGGAGTCGTATCCGATTGAGTTATGACGGATATGAAGGTTGGATTGACAATAAACAATTCCAACTGATCGAAAAAGAAGACTACAAAATATACTCTTCAAAAAAAGAGCAACTCTGCGGCGATTTAGTCAGTTTTATTTCAGATAAAGACCATAAACTTCAACCCATTGTGATGGGAAGTGTGTTGTCTGCACAATCACTATTGAACCATGACTTTGACGGAGAAGTTCTGATTGGGCAACAGCAAAAAAATCAGCTTATAGAAACCGCACTTTTATTCCTTAATACCCCCTATTTGTGGGGTGGAAAAACCCCTTTTGGTATCGATTGTTCGGGCTTTACACAAATGGTATACCGCCTCAATGGATTCAAACTCTTACGCGATGCTTCACAACAAGCCACGCAAGGCGATGCCTTGAGTTTTATTGAAGAAAGTACAGCTGGAGACCTCGCTTTTTTTGATAATAATGAGGGGGACATCATTCATGTCGGCATCATCATGGAAAACCATCATATCATCCATGCCCACGGTAAAGTACGGATTGACCGCATAGACCACACTGGGATTTATAATGTCGATACCAACACCCATTCTCATAAACTTCGCGTGATTAAGAGCATTGTATAG